One genomic segment of Cerasicoccus sp. TK19100 includes these proteins:
- a CDS encoding Brp/Blh family beta-carotene 15,15'-dioxygenase codes for MQVSLPVYFGLPLIGMLSLAGLSAVGLVSDRLGYALLAISILFFGMPHGAMDIEVSRRMQWWSDSLSFAKFCGLYLLGVAAVLAFCFFTPLLALGFFLVLTAWHWGTAESYFASQSRLLRAMVGMARGLVIVTAPIYFHPVESAQVLGGFVSWFGLENASFAEHSSLLLAVLIVSYFTDFGFALYRCHVDASSASKLFALEALCLPFFFALTPPITAVAFYFVCVHAYRHLLRLTASSQSESHLMRQAKRIFQAHGRVMWAALLPMAPLVFILAWRSQVSPAEVTGIYLVLLFSLTVPHAFIISWLDQRELCRQHY; via the coding sequence GCGGTGGGGCTGGTATCTGATCGATTGGGATATGCGCTGCTTGCGATTTCAATCCTCTTTTTTGGCATGCCGCATGGTGCCATGGATATCGAAGTTAGCCGCCGTATGCAGTGGTGGTCGGATTCGTTGAGTTTCGCTAAATTCTGTGGCCTATACCTGCTTGGAGTTGCGGCGGTGTTAGCCTTTTGCTTTTTTACTCCGTTGTTGGCGCTGGGGTTTTTCTTAGTGCTAACGGCCTGGCATTGGGGGACGGCAGAGAGTTACTTTGCATCGCAAAGTAGGTTGCTTCGCGCAATGGTAGGCATGGCGCGTGGCTTGGTGATTGTCACGGCTCCGATATATTTTCATCCTGTCGAATCGGCTCAGGTGCTCGGTGGATTTGTCAGTTGGTTTGGTTTGGAAAACGCTAGTTTCGCTGAGCACTCGTCATTGCTGTTAGCCGTTCTCATCGTTAGTTATTTTACTGATTTTGGCTTCGCTCTCTATCGTTGTCACGTGGACGCCTCGAGTGCTTCTAAACTATTTGCACTGGAGGCTTTGTGCTTACCGTTCTTCTTTGCGCTGACTCCGCCCATTACCGCTGTGGCGTTTTATTTCGTTTGCGTGCATGCTTATCGACATCTGTTGCGCTTAACTGCGAGCAGTCAGTCTGAGTCTCATCTCATGCGGCAGGCTAAGCGAATTTTCCAGGCGCATGGTCGCGTAATGTGGGCTGCACTGCTTCCAATGGCTCCGCTTGTGTTTATCTTGGCTTGGCGCTCACAGGTAAGTCCGGCAGAGGTCACAGGGATCTATTTAGTGCTACTTTTTAGTTTAACCGTGCCGCATGCATTTATCATTTCTTGGCTTGATCAACGAGAGCTGTGCAGGCAGCACTATTGA